One genomic window of Punica granatum isolate Tunisia-2019 chromosome 1, ASM765513v2, whole genome shotgun sequence includes the following:
- the LOC116192966 gene encoding ribokinase: MTAGAFSSSKPGNLLCQTPYFTHRSPKLSFPDVFFPPDNRRNRFPAVSVTSENSAADLPPLVVVGSANADIYVEIDRLPGEGETVAAKSGLNLAGGKGANQAACGGRLSYPTYFVGQIGDDANGRLIRDALETSGGVRLDYVASVGGTPTGHAVVMLLANGENSIIIVGGANMCGWPSVLGDEEGLEVVKKAGVVLLQREIPDSVNIQVAKAARSAGVPVILDAGGMDTPIPPELLSYVDIFSPNESELARLTGMPTESFEDVGRAVRKFHDMGVKQVLVKLGAKGSALFVEGEEPIKQPIISAPKVVDTTGAGDTFTAAFAVALVEGKSKGECLRFAAAAASLCVQVKGAIPSMPSRESVTGLLQSLIHSPA; this comes from the exons ATGACAGCAGGAGCTTTCTCATCATCAAAACCCGGCAATCTCCTCTGCCAAACCCCTTATTTCACTCACCGCTCACCAAAGCTTTCCTTCCCTGATGTCTTCTTCCCACCGGATAATCGGAGGAATCGATTTCCGGCGGTTTCAGTGACATCCGAGAACTCCGCCGCAGACCTGCCGCCGCTGGTGGTTGTCGGGTCTGCGAACGCCGACATCTACGTAGAGATCGACCGTCTCCCGGGGGAGGGGGAGACGGTAGCGGCCAAGTCCGGCCTGAACCTAGCTGGTGGCAAGGGCGCGAACCAGGCGGCTTGCGGCGGCCGCCTCTCGTATCCGACATACTTCGTCGGCCAGATCGGCGACGACGCCAATGGGAGGCTGATCAGGGATGCGCTAGAGACCAGCGGCGGCGTCCGGCTGGATTACGTCGCGTCGGTCGGCGGCACCCCGACGGGGCACGCGGTAGTGATGCTGCTGGCGAACGGGGAGAACTCGATCATAATCGTGGGGGGCGCGAACATGTGCGGGTGGCCTAGCGTTCTGGGGGACGAGGAGGGTCTGGAGGTTGTGAAGAAGGCCGGAGTTGTCTTGCTTCAGAGGGAGATTCCTGATTCCGTTAACATTCAGGTCGCAAAG GCTGCGAGGAGTGCGGGTGTTCCGGTCATCTTAGATGCTGGAGGAATGGACACGCCGATACCTCCTGAACTTTTGAGTTATGTTGATATCTTTAGCCCAAACGAATCTGAGCTTGCCCGTCTGACGGGAATGCCGACAGAATCTTTTGAAGATGTTGGCCGGGCTGTACGGAAGTTCCACGACATG GGAGTTAAGCAGGTCTTAGTGAAACTCGGGGCCAAAGGATCTGCCTTGTTTGTGGAAGGGGAAGAGCCGATCAAACAACccatcatatcagctccaaAGGTAGTCGATACGACTGGAGCTGGCGACACGTTCACTGCTGCGTTTGCTGTAGCTCTGGTTGAAGGCAAATCCAAGGGGGAGTGTCTGAGATTTGCTG CTGCTGCAGCTTCTCTGTGTGTTCAAGTGAAGGGAGCCATTCCTAGCATGCCTTCAAGGGAATCAGTAACGGGTCTTCTTCAGTCTCTCATCCACAGTCCTGCTTag
- the LOC116202467 gene encoding uncharacterized protein LOC116202467 produces MKINKEITHPAHPHHKLRLEYTETPFDCHGCKEAGIGLKYRCQQCKYELHKACGSAQPTITHPFYKKCAFNFHYRPPDNNLRICDACQGDVSGFVYHCDCCDFDLHPCCVNLPQVLNDGQNNTLYLCAGLSGSCHHCGAKGPGWAYRSAQSKGYNLHVSCVKKLLVESWLASYFNVDKNKVQELQTRIPSLRGAPQRNGSGVRKYYQMAGGAARLVMSALLGDPTAIVAGVVRGLISM; encoded by the coding sequence ATGAAGATCAACAAGGAGATCACTCACCCTGCCCACCCACACCACAAGTTGAGGCTCGAGTACACGGAGACCCCGTTTGACTGTCACGGGTGCAAAGAGGCTGGGATCGGTCTCAAGTACAGGTGCCAGCAGTGCAAGTACGAGCTGCACAAGGCCTGCGGATCAGCACAGCCCACCATAACCCATCCGTTCTACAAGAAGTGCGCGTTCAATTTCCATTACCGACCTCCCGACAACAACCTCAGGATATGTGACGCCTGCCAGGGCGATGTCTCAGGCTTCGTGTACCACTGCGACTGCTGCGACTTCGATCTCCACCCTTGCTGCGTGAACCTCCCACAGGTGCTGAACGACGGGCAGAACAACACGCTCTACCTGTGCGCTGGCCTCTCTGGGTCATGCCACCACTGCGGGGCAAAGGGACCGGGCTGGGCATACCGTTCAGCTCAGTCCAAGGGATACAACCTCCATGTCTCCTGCGTCAAGAAGCTGCTCGTTGAGAGCTGGCTAGCGTCCTACTTCAATGTGGACAAGAACAAGGTCCAGGAGCTGCAGACGAGGATTCCTAGCCTTAGAGGTGCGCCGCAGAGGAATGGCTCCGGCGTCCGCAAATACTATCAGATGGCAGGTGGTGCTGCCCGGCTCGTAATGTCGGCTCTGCTGGGAGATCCAACGGCTATTGTTGCTGGAGTGGTCCGGGGACTCATCTCGATGTAa